One region of Macadamia integrifolia cultivar HAES 741 chromosome 11, SCU_Mint_v3, whole genome shotgun sequence genomic DNA includes:
- the LOC122094378 gene encoding urease accessory protein G-like, which produces MASQDHHSHDHAHDHAHDHHHHHTHEGPHDGSTSWVGADGKVYHSHDGLAPHSHEPIYSPGYFSRRAPPLSNRDFNERAFTVGIGGPVGTGKTALMLALCKLLRDKYSLAAVCIIWFNVLETSSVSC; this is translated from the exons ATGGCTTCCCAAGATCATCATTCCCATGACCATGCTCACGATCATGCTCAcgatcatcaccaccatcatacCCATGA GGGACCTCACGATGGTTCAACATCATGGGTAGGTGCTGATGGTAAAGTGTATCATAGCCATGATGGACTGGCACCACACTCACATGAACCCATTTACTCACCTGGGTATTTTAGCAGAAGAGCTCCTCCCCTTTCCAACAGAGATTTCAATGAGCGAGCTTTCACTGTTGGCATTGGTGGGCCGGTCGGAACTGG GAAAACAGCTTTAATGCTGGCATTATGCAAACTCTTGCGTGACAAGTACAGTCTTGCTGCAGTATGTATCATCTGGTTCAATGTTTTAGAGACTTCTTCTGTATCCTGTTAA
- the LOC122093211 gene encoding urease accessory protein G-like translates to MASQDHHSHDHAHDHAHDHHHHHTHEGPHDGSTSWVGADGKVYHSHDGLAPHSHEPIYSPGYFSRRAPPLSNRDFNERAFTVGIGGPVGTGKTALMLALCKLLRDKYSLAAVTNDIFTKEDGEFLIKNGALPEERIRAVETGGCPHAAIREDISINLGPLEELSNLFKADILLCESGGDNLAANFSRELADFIVYIIDVSGGDKIPRKGGPGITQADLLVINKTDIAKAVGADLAVMERDALRMRDGGPFVFAQVKHGHGVEEIVTHILLAWEAATGKKRH, encoded by the exons ATGGCTTCCCAAGATCATCATTCCCATGACCATGCTCACGATCATGCTCAcgatcatcaccaccatcatacCCATGA GGGACCTCACGATGGTTCAACATCATGGGTAGGTGCTGATGGTAAAGTGTATCATAGCCATGATGGACTGGCACCACACTCACATGAACCCATTTACTCACCTGGGTATTTTAGCAGAAGAGCTCCTCCCCTTTCCAACAGAGATTTCAATGAGCGAGCTTTCACTGTTGGCATTGGTGGGCCGGTCGGAACTGG GAAAACAGCTTTAATGCTGGCATTATGCAAACTCTTGCGTGACAAGTACAGTCTTGCTGCA GTGACAAATGATATATTCACAAAAGAGGATGGAGAGTTCCTGATAAAAAATGGAGCACTTCCTGAGGAAAGAATACGCGCTGTTGAAAcaggaggatgtccacatgctGCAATCCGTGAAGATATCAGTATTAATCTTGGACCTCTGGAAGAGCTGTCTAACTTGTTCAAAGCAGACATACTCCTCTGTGAATCTGGAGGAG ATAATTTAGCTGCTAACTTCAGTAGGGAGTTGGCTGACTTCATTGTTTACATAATTGATGTCTCTGGTGGTGATAAGATACCTCGTAAAGGTGGTCCAGGCATTACACAAGCTGACCTTCTG GTAATAAACAAGACCGATATTGCAAAAGCAGTTGGTGCTGACTTGGCAGTCATGGAGCGAGATGCACTTCGGATGCGGGATGGAGGACCCTTTGTGTTTGCTCAG GTGAAGCATGGTCATGGTGTAGAGGAAATAGTAACCCACATTTTACTAGCTTGGGAAGCAGCAACAGGGAAGAAACGTCACTGA
- the LOC122093914 gene encoding uncharacterized protein LOC122093914: MMLMISPNKYVSPFENLQKLLLNLNLKDIRQAPMLGFILRMNRYLQELIIEIDDEWFNTSTHDCLPYDKSLYWSKCEIFDCVLHHLTRVKLKGFRGDVLEMEFASFLITKATKLKSITFQCHDYQFSRQEAAITMALLSLPRASLDVSIIIDKLVKRA, translated from the exons ATGATGTTAATG ATATCTCCCAACAAGTATGTGTCACCATTTGAGAATTTACAAAAGCTACTCCtcaatttgaatttgaaggATATAAGACAAGCTCCTATGCTTGGCTTCATTTTGAGAATGAATCGCTATCTACAAGAACTAATAATTGAG attgatgatgaatggtttaATACCTCAACACATGACTGTCTTCCTTATGACAAATCTTTGTACTGGAGTAAATGTGAGATTTTTGACTGTGTTCTGCATCACTTGACGAGAGTGAAGTTGAAGGGTTTCAGAGGTGATGTGCTTGAAATGGAGTTTGCAAGTTTTCTAATAACCAAGGCTACAAAGCTTAAGAGCATTACATTTCAATGCCATGATTATCAATTTTCAAGACAAGAGGCAGCCATTACAATGGCTCTATTATCTTTGCCAAGGGCATCTCTTGATGTCTCTATAATCATAGATAAATTGGTGAAAAGGGCATAG